The Pieris rapae chromosome 9, ilPieRapa1.1, whole genome shotgun sequence region AGGCTAAGCTTGGACGAATCGGACAACGTGAATAAGGATCTCTTGGAGTACTTCAACGCCAGAGTCCTGCAGGTGCCGATTATAGAGACGAACATTAAAAGCTCCACGGGAAAGACTGAAGGTGTTCACAACCCGGTGTTGAAGTTCGCCCAATACGTCCTGCATTTGAGTCAAGGCTCCTTCTTGTTCCTGAAGTTGATCATGGACCTATTAGAGCGGAGTCACATAGTCGTCAAGTCGACCAACTACAAAGTAGTGCCGATATCGCTGGCACAAATCTTTTTGCTGCAATTCAATCTGCGTTTCCCCACCGTGCAATCTTTTGAAAAAGTCACGCATATACTGAGCGTTTGTCTTTCAGCGTTATATCCTCTAACCTTAGTGGAGATATACTATTCGGTGAACGCCTTATTGGTGGATACGTTTTTACCCTGGGAAGAGTTCTGTCATCGATTCGAATCCCTCACAGATTTTCTCGTCAAACGGATCGACAATACGTACATGTTCTTCCATCCGTCGTTTAGGGAATGGCTCATACGCCGAGATGACAATGAAAGTCCGAAATTCCTCTGCGATTTGAGAGCCGGTCACTGTGGCATAGCTTTCAGATTAGCGAGGGTCCAGGCCCCCCTGGATCCAGAGAAATCAATGGAGCTAGGTCATCATATTTTGAAAGCGCATATGTACAGAAATCTCGGACCAGCTCAATTAGGTCTTTGTCCGAGAGATTTGCAGGCGACTTTGGTTGCATCAAGTTCAGCGAATGTTGGTGAAGCCATCGCTAATTTGAGGAATATTTATACTCCGAATGTAAAAGTCTCAAGGCTGATGCTTTTGGCTGGAGGTTCTCCTAATCAAGTGACTGAATGCCTCGGGAATGCCCCTTTGTTGTGTATGTACGCGTATCAAGGAATTATTGCTATGGTCGGGTTGTTGATAGAATTTGGTGCTGATATTGAAATGACGAATTCCCAAGGATGCTCAGCTCTCTCTTTGGCTTGTCAGAGAGGCCACACTGATGTTGCTAGAATGCTTATAGCAtcaggtaaataaataaataaaataattacaatagttacttataacttatatctttatatatctaCTGTACTGAACTGTATGTCACTGATTTTAAACGACTGGGccgatttgatttttttttgtataagatGCTTTTGATTCACAAGGcagcccggcagatggcgcACATAATTTGGTTATTAATTCTATGTAACCAAAAacagctagtatatatatataaatcttctgtGCACGTGTTCATAATTAAACTCCTAAACGGCTGGATAGATTttgatgtaattttttgtgtgttcaaGTGGAATCAAGAATTATTTACACtcttagatttttataataacgtctgtcggatccgctagttgtATAAATATCTGAATATTTCAATAAGCTTTTCTAAGTTGTACAaagaatcatatttatttttcccaTATTTCCAGGTGCTTCTCTAAGCCATTCGGATACATCCGAACAAACTCCATTGGTCCATGCAGCCAAAAATGGCCACAGAGATACAGTTATATACCTTTTGGGCTGTCAGACGGGAAAAGATGACCGCAATTCCATAGATCTAGACGGTGACAACATTGAGCAAATAGTACCTGGGGCGAGACACGCCCTAATAGCGGCAGCACAAAACGGTCATCTTGACATCGTTGAATATCTGCTTGATACGGCTGAATTAATcgtaagtatattttgttagCTTTTCGAGGCTTTTAAGACCTAtttcttatatctttattcattttatttttatttatgctattaatattattattttttcccatgtatgtttttgtttttattgagaataaatttctataaacCCTTTGGATCTCGTCAAGCATACATTatgagttaaattaaattgtgtaaCTGGCGCAATTCCTATTTTGCCCAAGTcctattcatattttattttatttatttatattttttccaatgtattttaattgttgaatTATTAATCAGTGTAGGTAATATTGTgagaaacaaatacataattatttagtggGGGTAGTTTCAATTTGCATACAGTTGAAACCGTTTACGACGTCAttttttagaacaacataccggttacattaacaaaatcaaaagtcccggctgaattctatcgtattaggtacttaataacaatgtcatcggctgttacgactatcggtttttacgaccaaatatgagtaataaaaaaaacaaaattattaaatttttagtacTACTACGTGTTTCTAtaaacaactatttattttacagccGGATGGAATATGTCCCGTAACAGGCGAGACGGCACTCACGGCCGCCTGCTCGACTGGCAATGCCTCTATCGCTGATGCTCTGCTCATCCGAGGAGCCACGCCCTACTCCCTTAACGCAAGGCAAATGTCTCCTCTGGCACTTGCTGCCAAAAATGGCAGAACAGCTCTGGTCCTAAGGCTATTGGACTCAGGTGCAGATGTCGCCGGGTCAGGAGGGAAGAACCCCTTAATTTTAGCAGCAGCGGAAGGCCACGCTGATGTGCTGGAGATGTTGTTGGCTCATGGTGAGTTTCAAGCTTAAGTACTAATGAATAAGTTTGCCTGATtacatctttttaaaatatttttacgctTAATAATATGTCGGcgatattcttaaaaaatatattagttaactatatgtgtaatatatttgctaagttgaattatttaaaaaaaaaaacatttaaaattgtatttattttgtaatattaatccTGGAGTAATCACgcaagtaataaatacaataatcgaAAATCCCCaaactttattttcaataatattttaggagCGGATCCCGAGTCAGTGGATTCAGACGGCGTCTGCGCATTGGGATGGGCTGCATTGCGCTCCCGcatgtcttcagtcaccgccTTACTCGACAAAGGAGCTCATATTGGTAAGCATATAGTGTTTTTAAATGCAGATATTAGCTTTAATCCTTTCAAAACActgtttacaaattacaaaaataataataaataaataaaccaaaatcaatattttacttacaatTAAGTAATGTAGTACAAAATCCAATGAAAATTCGTTTTTTTAGATCAAACGGACGGAAATGGGAGGACGCCTTTAGGTCTGGCCTGTGGAGGTCCATCAGATTTGGTGGAAGTATTACTCGAGAGAGGAGCCTCTTTGGAAAAGGTGGATCACAGTGGTCTAAGGCCATTGGATCGGGCCATTGGACAGAGAAATGTTCCCGTAAGTATTTTGACTATTAACGTTCCcgtaacttaattatattagcaCATTTGTGTCTGtttcgtttataattttaaccgacttcaaaaaattatgttatcaaTTTACCGTTTCTGTTAGTTAGAATTTGGAAAATATACGAGTAAGATATATCCAGGcgatcgttttatttattttccaactCAGAAAACAGTCCAAGTTTAATCAAAGTCATGCCAGTAATCTTTGGAATATGCACGCACTTTATGACGCAGATAAATAATGTAcctgtaaataatgtttatagtgCGTAGTCTGTGTCTCCCAATAGCGATAGCAATTGTGATCCCAAATCAATGTTGAGAATTTGTGTTTATCACAAGTGTTACTACAGCGCTACTAACTACGGCTATTCAAGGAACTAAATCGAACTTACGTACAAATCGTGCGGATCGTCacatgtttaaaattacattttatttacgcaGGTAGTTGAGATATGGCTTTTGCTTTATATCGAgccgaaatattttttgttgcttataattaatagagcTGTGTtcgcttcagcgtgcgactcttatccctAAGGTCGTGGGTACTGGCTGTGAGCCAATGAactttttatgtgcgcatgtAAACACTcatatggtgaaggaaaacattgtaaggaaaccggctAGATCAGTTGCGGCTAGGTGCGTCAGGCTCATGAGGCTAATCGTGCGGATTTACCATTGGATCATGAATAATACATAAAGTGAGGCCCAGATCTAAAAAGacaatagatataaaatcCCTTTTTGAATCTTTTACTCAGCATTTAAAAATTCCGAATGTGACACTGTTGTCATTCTGCTCGactctagtatttttttttttaatttttaatcttatctCTTTTAAAGACATAATACTGTTATTTTCAGGTGGTTAACTGCTTTTTGAGGAAAGGAGCGAAACTTGGACCTACAACGTGGGTGATGGCTTCAGGCAAACCAGAATTTATGTAAGTGCACAAACATTATTGTAGGTTAAAACTacaacacaaacacacacattgACGAAAGTTCTAGAACTAGTCCGCcactttttcttaattatatttaagttttaattctgACTATATTTTTCAGGCTAATTCTCCTAAACAAACTCCTGGAAGACGGGAACCTTCTATACCGCAAGAATCGACCTTCGGAGGCGGCTCATCGCTACCAATACGCTCTAAAGAAGATAAATCCCTTGATCAGCGATGAAGGCCAGACTACGCCGGTTCAGCCAGTTCCGCATGAACACGTGGCCGCGTTTGTCCAGCTCAAGACTAATTTGCTACTTAATTTGTCGAGATGCAAGAGGAAACttaatgtaagtatttttcaCTCGATGTAAGATTTTCTTCTTGTTTGACAATTTTTCTACATGTAGCTTgatattttatgttactaattttttgtttaattgtagagtgataataatacaattttaattgttcatgcgtaaagtataaaaaaatatacttacaatatttgagataaagtaaattaagaaCCTATCATAGATGAAACAGTATAGATATAGTAAAGAAAGGTCTTTTACGAAGCGAAAacctaaagaaaatatattcgaCTCAAAGACAATTTTGATtcgataaaataaaagcaaatgtctgaaaaaattatttcgttACAGGAACCATCAGAAGCGTTAGATCTAGCGGCGCGCGCGTCCTTACTCCGTCCGAACGCATTTGAGTGCGCGTACGCAATGTCACGTGCGATACTTGCTCTTAATAAACCCGCTGACGCATTACCGCACGCCCGTCGCGCCTTATTACTAGCTCCGCCCACGGATTTGTCTGCTGCTCGAACCCTCAAAGCCCTCCAACAGGAAATACTAACCAGAATGAACACTCCACATAGCCTGGATACGCGATCTATGAGGAATTATGACAGCATTAGTTTGAATATGCCTTAAGTgtctttttatattgtattgaggtatgtattaaaatctttCTACAGGGTGCGTTTTTTACTTGGAGTTCTAatgaatttactttaaaaatgacagcatttatttttttaatagccgATCGCTCggcaaaaatgttaaatggaaaggtttttaagaaaaatattttagtaaaattttatctcCAGTATTACGTCTTAGCGGTGTCAAAAATTCCacccaaaaatgtattagtgtatcaattttagttaaaatttaaattcacgaTCGATATTTACGAAACGaatgtactttaaatatataaattgcgTTGGTtaggtaatttaatattttaaaatagatataagtttttcctATGAATATATGAATTGTAAAGTGACTTAAAAAAGTGCCTTACActttacacaaatatttgacaaattaaaagatattaacttatatataaaattaaaactataggCCAATTAAAATGTGTATCTTATAAAAGTGTGTGAATTTTTATCTCTTAATTTTATGGCGTTTTTGTCATACggaaattatataatctatatattcgCCACATTGTATATACCTTTATCGAGTGCCGTTTGAGTTTTATCGATTGCTTAGAATATATGTgatcaaataaatgtaaataaaagattttcctTTTCGTATTCCGTGTACAGATTAGTTATAATTTCTCGAATATTTTGCTTGCCATTTTGTTATTCAATGCTTATATGAAATAGCAGtttctattgttattatttaaatttattttgagttaAACTCGAGCCCGTTGTCTTGCTTGTATATAAGATAACACCAAACGTGGGGCCGattgtaaaattgtaatcGTTTAATCGCATAGTTTTGatgaaaaaattttaaatcagcCGTAAAGGCAACGAAGTTTGGTGTTACCTGtacctaatttattttaccttgTTTTAGGGAAATAAGGCATAatatcgtatttttaatatgtatagttttttataatatatacgtcttttagcaaataaattgtactacaattataaaatttcgaTTAAAACATTTCGATGcatttactaaattttattcatattggaTTACAAGACTGAATTCTTGATACAATGCAAATGTAGAATAAACATTAGTACAATAGTTTCTGTcgacagaaatatacataaactgctttcaaatttgtttttatttaatgacccTATACTAATTTTTATCCAAAGTTTATTCAGTTGGCAAATATTCAAAGACAAGTTAAACAGAGCTGAAAGTTAGTTGTTATTTGGATGAATTTCTCTTGCATGGTTACTATGTACCCTTATTTAAACAGAATGTGGCCATCATCTCTTTATCGCAGTGTAATCAAAATACACACGATTGACAGAAAAAGTACTTaggtttatataaatcaagCAAGAACTCAACTTTACAGTGAAGTTTTACTGAAGTAAATCTCCAATGGTTATTTGACAGATGTAATTTCTGACAATTCGGCAAAAACTGCCATGTCTCAAATGGCACGTATGAcgagataataataaacttgatGGGaggaaaacattaattttcgCTTGTTTATTAGGAAgaaatacctacataattaataattattttaaattaacctaCAAAAATAACTCGATTTAATCtttcactttttaatttagaatgacttatttatcttaatacaaaaatctaaatattacgatttaagAATGGGAAGAATTCATACGTTGGTATACGGGTAGAACCACTAGTGTCTTTGGCTTCGGTTTGACATCTATTGTTTTGACAGGAGGCGCATCGGATCCTAAAATGCCAAagtcaaacttttttttgctATGTGTTTCGGAACTCAAATGCGAAGGTTTTAATTCTTCGGTCGTGTTGTACAAGACTTTAAAAAGTTGATCAAGTCTATCCCGAGATACATTTggtgtgttttttatttcattaaatattttgttgcatTTCGTATTTTGTTTCCGCTTCGATTCTGGACATGTCTGAAAAGAAACTTTACGGTAAAGAATATTCTTTTTAagagttttcttttaatgttttaagacAGGACAATTTTATGTACACAgatacacataaataaaaatattatctgaaTCTAGAAaagttaaagtattaaaaattccaCTTACCGTAACCATAATATCTAGAATATTTAGCAGTTTTTTAGGTGAACTACAATATTCTTGATACATGGGTGTGACCAGAAACATGCTGAAAAACACCTCGTAGAAGGGCGATGAGCTGGTTTTGTGTAACCAATTCTTCATTTTAAAGTAATCGATGAATCCGTATTGATTCAAAACTcccattttctttaaaacgcAGCTTGTTGGTGGCGTTAATTCCTTACACTGAAAGTCAATGAAAGTTTTAACTGTGAAAAGTATAGTGATTGACccaatgcattttttttataaaacagtgaTTTTAGACTGATACtgccgtccatggacactcaaagccagagggctcgccagtgcgtttccggcgttttaagaattgatatgCTCCCGCAAGGGGGGAGGGGGGCtctaaatcgaattggttcggaaatacttaagtgtgcagctggtttcacatcGTAGTGGTGAGCGTGAAAAGCTGCCTttaaaacgctcagttgtggaacaacggacgtcgaggtCACACTGGTGGAAATTCGCATTCTGCCTTTACGTCCAATTATGAgacagctgcaggtattaatccgaacaattCTGAACACCCTCTATGATAAGTGCGGTAAAATGATACGCAACACCAagggatcaagccgctcggaaAGTGACTGGTATTGAagatttatatgatatatgataAGAAGTAAGTATATATGATTGATTGGTAAAAAATGGACATAACTCGTAGGAGACTTACATTAAATCTACTCTCCCATCGCGacatttttctttcataatGAGGTACGTATTGCATCGTGGACAGTGACGTCACACCGCATTCTGACAACACGTCATTTGGCACAAAGTTGGGAATAGGACAAAATTGACGACGTagtttctgaaataaatataaagatttttatatcaccattaaattaataaataccatTGGGTTATACTATAGATGTTATACCCACTGCTTATAATTTAACGAACTTTCGTTCgatagattataatttattgaaacgcCGTAAAATTGTGATATGGCATGCAACGGAACGCACCTCGCATGTACTGTGGTgccatatttgtttttaattccacacatactaaattaatacaatatataataactaaaacaaagtttatgacattatctatattaattttaagaacataaataaacttaagaatATTTGTAGCAAGTACTATCAATTATATAGCAACATATCTCACTATAATCTGATTAACGGttacagaattaaaatttgattttataacaCAAACTTACCGGCGAATATTTTCCAGAACTTATCTGGCAGATAACATCTTTGTTGATTGTGTCTTTATTTCTACAACAGAGTAATAAAATGAAgtgtaataatgaaattatatggGAATAAACTGTTCGTTTAACTCtcttttaaactaaaacacTTACTTGCACGGATGGTCCTTATTGACATTTGGACAgttctgaaatataaaatcatttataaaaaaaactgcacgATTTCGTTTTATTATCATCTAAAAGAATATAAAGTGTTACCATTTATATGTGTAACTATTTAATACacaatagtttaatattaaaaacacataaataacgCGATGCATCGTCATTTGCATACAACACGTTGGTGTTCAAAACTCCTAAAACATAGTTTATCTGTTAGAAATACAAACCACAATTTCCCGCCTTGTTTTTGTCTATTATCTGTAAAAACGTTGGCGGGAAATAGCTACCTTATTcggtaaaaatgtaaattagacattaatatttacaataatatagatataactaGCAATTTATTTACCTCAGAGAGCACATCCATAACGCATGACAGTATCTCATTGATTCGACATTCAGCTTCATATATTCTGTGGATTTTGGTGAAGCACTGTGTTGTCACCCTTGCTTTAGCTTTCTCCCAAGAGGGGTAATTTAATGTCATACTATCCAAAAGTTTGGTGAAAGCAAGCAAATCTATTTCTCCAGAATCCAATAAAATGTTCAATTTCTTGAATATACATGTTTCTTTTTCGCACTGTAATAGCAAAAGCAGTTTAAGCCTAGCGGTTAAGCATGTGACACACTAACTAGGGTCATTTCTATTTGCTTCTTTTTATCTTTTGTACGTAAGTGTGTACACTCAATCTGGTCTATTAGTGTGTACACTCAATAGGTAGGTTTTCTAAAACCGGCATCCATCAGACCTATGGCCATTTTACAATACGCTGACCAAAGTTCTTCTTCTAATCACCAAGTTTTGATACctcatacaattttaataacgcTATGAATAGTTCCACCGTTCGTCGCAAGTAGAGATCGATAGCAGACACTTTTGGAAGGGAACCCAAATCCCGGAATCCCCAAGGAAATTGAAAACGTGTTCACGGCCTAAAGAATTCTGGCGACGTTCAGTTGTGGCTAAAGAACGTTCAGATCGGCGTGGGCCAAGGATTAGTGCTTGCCTCAAGACAAATTACGGAActataagatataaataattgtacttaCAGATAAAGGAACAACTTTTACGTCACTCCGTTGAAGTTCTCCCTTTTCTGTGGTCGTGGGTGGAAGGTGAGAGCTGATGTCGATGAATCCAAGTCTATTTGTTTCATTCCAGGACATTTCAAGGTGGCACTCGTTACGCCACgaatcttttataaaatcgtTGACATCACAGCACTCTAAAGGATCCCATTCCTGACAAAACCCATTTCAATTATTAGATACTCTTTCAGtctataaatttgaatatatatggATTCCTAGTAAATTAAAGCCTGCTAAGATTTTTTAGATTACGGCgccattaaaaaaagactACACTAGATTTGGAAAGGATTTTagatactttaaatttttagatacTAATCTgtcaagataaaaatctttagaaCCAAAGCAACTAAATAATTGAGTTGTCTATATCGTATAATACTCACCTCCTCTAGGTCCTGATGTGATTCTTGTAAACCCTACAACCAACATTGAGAGATTAGTGagatactatttaatatttatttttattatttagaccaatttattacttacatcAACTTCCATCATAGATTTCGCCGTAGTAGGAATTTCAACCTAAAAGAGAGACAACCAttgataataaagataaaatgtatgttagtatattatttaaaatttgttgttaaattatgataaataaaacgtttttttctataataaaaataaatcagtggcgcttcaACGTTTTTAGGTCTGGGACTCAAATtcttgtatctgtttcatttcCTGGAgagccgtcgactttttggatctaaggcaaaccggtttcctcacgatgtattCCTTGACCGTTCGTAAgcacataaaaaaaagttcattggtgcccggccggggatcaaacctacgacctcaggctTGAGACTCGGTAcgctaacactgctctttatatcttatttttataatgtcctcgataatcaaataattataaagatggAATGTGATTTCTAACTCGGCCATACATATGATGATATTTTTCAGTCTTACCTTGTGAGGTAATTTAAATTGCCGATCAGTTTGCTTGTCATGAAGGTGGTAGGCCATAAATTTCTTGAAACCACATTCATCGAGATTATTCTCAATGAGAATATCCGGTAAGTCACAGCATTTTATgttgaaatactaaaaatgaaataatgtgtataagtaaaaattaatgaatatgttgctaagcgcaaaactttttatttttattattatttttgttatattgcaGTCTGATAAAGGTATTTATGGAGCAAAAATTGCTGGGGAAAAACCAGTTTTTATTTCGGAAAAGTATATAGTAAAgtaaaatgttccatatgttggtatgtagcTGTCTCAACTCgcagccagttgatcaaacagcctttaaggctaggctgttaattaaacggctaattaagctaggtGGCTGcttgtgtttaaataaaacttctttgattaaataagtaattataagttatcagacaaaaaatcatttatacagtaataaataattatcaatttagATATACAGAGAATGTTAGCATGTGTAAGATATTTACACAAAACAGCTGATCCTGCAAAATTTTATCTGTTTATATCACTTTCATGCAGTAATTTAGTTCTTTAATTATCGTTTTTCCAACTTACATTTCGAAGGAAATTCGACGGCCGACGCTCTGTAGGTATGCTAATCTCGAGGTTGTTGTAGCGACTGAAAATGTTAAGTTAATaactaaagtttattaaaccTAAGTAAGTGAGTTaggaatacacatatataacTTGAACAGCACTCCTAGAGCGTATAAAGAACTAAACAGAAGTTCTAAAAGATTTCGTGTGGAGAAATTCACAAATTGTTTGGAAGAATTATTCGCTCGAGctgtcaaataataataaatatttatcatctttaaCAGCAGGGAACCCCTAATTTGCGGCCAGATTTTACTAGAAACCCACAATTAATAGGAAAAATTAGCTtcaatttgattataatatatcatttaattaataatttattacgcataacgtaatttattaataaattacgtcTGAGAAGAAGTGCGGCCAGGTGAACAACGGCACccgtgatttttttaattgtattctttttgtaaatatatattgtaatctttttgtaaattgCCGTCACGTTAGacgatatttcatttaaataacaagtgaACGAAATGTTTTCCcgaaaatcaattcaaaataatttcattagaaATACTGACAGCCAAATTTTTATCTAGtccatatatatatgaattgtAGTTGTTGGCCATTTACAATCGAAAAGCGCAAACGAATTTATTGACCTTAAAGATCACAGAAAATCGCCgtattcaaaaaaattgaacGCATTTTTGCGAGATATCAAATTGCTTCCttgaataatacattaataatattacgtatAAGAATAGAATTGGAAATTTCTGTGGAATTTAAAGTCGCTGCAGTGCTAAACTTCCTTTTATGTTGATTTAATATCTTGTTAAGAAAACAAAggcatatttttgttaataaattggCCATCACACCAGTTAACtaaggttttaaaaaatacttaccttTGCGAAAACATATAGTTAGTAGCTGCGAGAGAGGAAACTGGAGCACATCTGTCGTCCTTACTACTCATATTTGCAGGACAgttctgaaaatatatttttgttagacTTACCTGGACGCAACGCAATTCATTGCATGCTATACGGTACAGACAAAGATTCCATGGTAAATCCATATAAGGAttggaaataaatgtaaagtatGAAATTTAACTACTTATATATGCGCACTCGATTTATGTAACTTaagttaatttagttaataattagaacCGCTAACCAAATGTTAATTATCCAAAATAAGCCATTTAGTTTTTGCcacactcataaattgtaatgcaACATTCCGTTTTCGATAATGTCCAATAGGTCGACTACACATATATCTTATACAGGTAACAAAACCGTCACTTATGAACCCTTACATAAGACAAGTTCGTTTTTGGTATCCAGGATTTTAAAGGATTAAAGCCAGATGAAATCCAGCTTCAAAAAACGAGTTTCATTTATATGAACATCACTCCGCCACCGAACTCGcgctattattttaaaaattacatcaattgttttttttaaatcaattaaaaatatataaacctgTGACTTTTTTACCTAACGCAACAGAAACATTACATAATAGTCAAAAGTTTACTCTTCAaagctaatatataaaataaagctttttccCTTAAGTTCTTACCTTAACCAAATGATCTACAACGCAGTGCATCAACGCCTGACCCGGGCATGTATTCGTATATGTCTTCGTTATATTACCATAACAGGAGTCTACGGCGCTTTCAGCAACCTCCCGCCATTCAGATGTAAACAGACTGTTTATTTTGGCCGAATATATATCTTTTGGTGGTAATTCGTCTGTGAGGTTCAACTTTTCGTTTATACATCTCCAACTATGACACTGAAATGTATgcatttagttttaaacaaCAGTCATATTATTAGCCCGTAAAACATAAGTATAGTAGGTactgtattataaaatgaatgtaGTTATTATAAGACAATAGGTACGCTATACTGTCTCAGTCAGGTGATTGGCATGTTCTAGTTtcatacaaaagaaatatatcatTGGTATATTCCTAATAATAAGGATGCGACTTCAGAGCTACAGAGAGAACTGCTTCGAACTTTCATACAAATCGTCGAGGTCTGTATGGTTGTCACTATTGGAAGTTATAAAGGTCCTGATGTCACGATACTCCGGTCGTGACATACATGCATCCCActgggccgtt contains the following coding sequences:
- the LOC111002784 gene encoding protein TANC2 isoform X3; translation: MNSKKLEYLDDASVEERINLSCLDLAALRQLLESETGGTTCPSCNMPFDKGKKRKLIDTCGHERCYACMFRNEACPICARKSQGRKIMERYTPSPQRSEPEWQSPMRLPKPPKAASLAQSCPTPPHTRRRFFLSPKSLRSPFGHRASRHSNENHVPLSGLPEEGPRSAAWTSLVFNKIRSLWSANSSVPQGLNQLTDDEGGHIKQGFESRRQNDLYMRLGLLLGERRSRNKSRESCTSLASLDAHTLASHNTSPVSTLTGSSEVDATTPLGRDSLGSLASMSLSAASNCSSSSPGSRRHSVTTLQTGREDLARMSSGFFKNRKTAARRSARVSSKASSTSSDQKKVHPLPQLTLRPLFFEVPSTDGQTPFTGRHWLMRDMEKALESAASGIVISGSPGTGKTALILQLVEYSCFGRKRNFEYEELREQSDIRELLPEEIAAEMVSQLASQVVAYHFCQADNNSTCLVGEFVHSLAAQLCQAPRLQAYREYLLSEAHLLSSLSLKECIADPDLAFVRGIIEPLTILRRNGSIDSTNSIVLVDGLCEAEYHRPDHGYTIASFLSRHVPDMPSWLKIVATIRSQFLELTKQLPYTRLSLDESDNVNKDLLEYFNARVLQVPIIETNIKSSTGKTEGVHNPVLKFAQYVLHLSQGSFLFLKLIMDLLERSHIVVKSTNYKVVPISLAQIFLLQFNLRFPTVQSFEKVTHILSVCLSALYPLTLVEIYYSVNALLVDTFLPWEEFCHRFESLTDFLVKRIDNTYMFFHPSFREWLIRRDDNESPKFLCDLRAGHCGIAFRLARVQAPLDPEKSMELGHHILKAHMYRNLGPAQLGLCPRDLQATLVASSSANVGEAIANLRNIYTPNVKVSRLMLLAGGSPNQVTECLGNAPLLCMYAYQGIIAMVGLLIEFGADIEMTNSQGCSALSLACQRGHTDVARMLIASGASLSHSDTSEQTPLVHAAKNGHRDTVIYLLGCQTGKDDRNSIDLDGDNIEQIVPGARHALIAAAQNGHLDIVEYLLDTAELIPDGICPVTGETALTAACSTGNASIADALLIRGATPYSLNARQMSPLALAAKNGRTALVLRLLDSGADVAGSGGKNPLILAAAEGHADVLEMLLAHGADPESVDSDGVCALGWAALRSRMSSVTALLDKGAHIDQTDGNGRTPLGLACGGPSDLVEVLLERGASLEKVDHSGLRPLDRAIGQRNVPVVNCFLRKGAKLGPTTWVMASGKPEFMLILLNKLLEDGNLLYRKNRPSEAAHRYQYALKKINPLISDEGQTTPVQPVPHEHVAAFVQLKTNLLLNLSRCKRKLNEPSEALDLAARASLLRPNAFECAYAMSRAILALNKPADALPHARRALLLAPPTDLSAARTLKALQQEILTRMNTPHSLDTRSMRNYDSISLNMP